The genomic DNA CGCTCTCGCAGCCATGGCGCTGCATCGCGCCTGCATCTTGCAGAAACTCGGCGAGACCGAGGAGGCGCTGAAAGCGCGAGACATCATCGGCCCCAGCCGGCGCGTCATGATCGCCGATCTGATGCTGTGCCTCGATCGTCCGAACGATGCCCGCGATGCGCTCATCATGGCGCTGGAAGATCCCGCGCAGCGCGCGTCCGCGATCAATTTTGTGCAACCGGGCGATTTTTCGCCGAACGATGGGATGGCCGGGCGTACGATACGCGCCCGACAAGCGCTGGCGCGCGACCCGGCGCTGCTCCGCGAAGTCGCAAAATATGGGCGCGTTCTGGACTTCGAGCTTAAAGCACCGCCCGAGCTCGAAAAGGTACCACTATAGCGGCCGCCAAGCCGGGAGTGCAGGATGCTTGCCGAGCTTGCCGTGTCGACCTTCATGGTGCTGCTCACCGTCGCGATCCACGGCGCCGGGCTTTACGCGCTGGGCCGCTTACTGCGGCTCGAGCGGGACGCGGTGGACTGGGCGAGCATGCATCCGATGTCGCCGCGCGGCTTTGCGCTCACCTTCGCTTTGGTGTTCGGGCTGTTCGCGCTGCACGGCACCGAAATCTGGCTTTACGCCTTCGCCTTCCACGCGCTCGATGCCGTGCCGGACCTTCGCACCGGCGTCTATTTCTCGACCATCACCTACGCGACGATCGGCTATAGCGACGCGCCGATCGCGGAAGGCTGGAAGCTGGTTGCGGCGATCGAGGGGATCAACGGGGTGCTGCTGATCGGCTGGTCGACCGCCTTCTTCGTGACGATCATGACGCGGATGGGCCCGCATCGTCGCTCCTGAGCCACTGGACTTGCCGCGCGCGGCTCCGCATGAGGCGGTGATGTCGGACGCGAAGCCCAAGCTTACCGCCGAGGTGGAAGGTAACCGCCTCACCCTGCTTCCCGACGGGCCGGAGCGGCTCGAGGCGCTGATCGCGCTGATCGACGGCGCCGAGCGGACGCTGCGCCTGCTCTACTACATCTTCGATCCCGACGAATCCGGCCGCCGCGTGCGCGATGCGATCGTCCGCGCGGTCGATCGCGGGGTCACCGTCTGGCTGCTGGTGGACGGCTTCGGCACCAAGGAAGGGTCCGACGGTTTCTTCAAGCCGCTCGCCGACGGCCAATGCCATTTCTGCCGCTTCGTACCGCGCTTTGGCCGGCGCTATCTGCTGCGCAACCACCAGAAGCTGGCGCTCGCCGACGAGAAGGTCGTGCTGGTCGGCGGCTTCAACGTCGGCGACGATTATTTCGGCACGGTCGAAGAGGGCGCGTGGCGCGACATCGGGCTCTGCGTCGCGGGCGACGGCGTCGCCTGCCTCGCCGATTATTTCGACTCGCTGTTCGAATGGGCGCACGATCCCAAATCGCGGATCCGATCGCTCCGGCGGATGCTCAAGAGCCACAGCAAGCAGATGGGGCGCATCCACTGGCTGTTCGGCGGCCCGACGCGGCGGCTGAGCCCATGGGCGAAGGCGGTGCTGCGCGACATGCGGGGCGCCAAGCGGATGGACATGATCGCCGCATATTTCGCGCCGAGCCGCGCGCTGCTCCGCCGCATCTACGGCGTCGCGCGGCGGGGTCAGTCGCGCGTGGTCACGGCGGCAAAATCGGACAACACCGCCACCATCGGCGCGGCGCGCTACACCTATTGGCGGATGCTCAAACGCGGCGTCGAGGTATACGAATATGAGGCGACCAAGCTGCACAGCAAGCTGATCATCGCCGACGACGTGGTCCATATCGGATCGGCCAATTTCGACATGCGCAGCCTCTATCTCAATCTCGAGATGATGCTGCGCGTCGAGGATGCCGGCTTCGCCGAGCAGATGCGCGGCTTTTTCGCGCACGAGCTGGAAGGATCGCGCCGCATCACACTGGAGGCGCATATGGCGCAGCGCACCATCTACAACCGCTTCAAATGGTGGGTCGCGCACTTCATCGTGGCGGTGATGGATTACAACGTCTCGCGCCGGCTCAATTTCGGGCTCGACGGCCGCTAGATCGGGCGGCGCCCGATGTAGAGATAGCCGGGATCGAACTCGGCGACTTGCCGCAGGCCGGGCTGGTCGTGAATCGTGACCTCGCCGCTGCGGAAGGTGGCGAGGCCCCGGTCGCGCAGCGTCCGCAGCGTGCGGTTGACGTGGACGGAGGTGAGGCCGGTCGCATCGGCGACGTCGCTCTGCGTCAGCGGCAGGCGGTAGCGCCCGCCTTCGGCCAGGCCGACCACCTGGAGCCGCGCTTCCAGCTCGCATAGCAGATGCGCGATGCGCTGCAGCGCGTTGCGGCGGCCGATCGACAATATCTGCTCGCGCAGCACCGCGGCGTCGACCAGCGTCACGAACCACAGGAACCGCGCGAGATGCGGGTGCGTCTCGGTGATTGCGCGCAGCGCCTTGTGCGGCACGATCGCGAGCCGGCAATCGGTGATCGCAGCGACATTATGCTCCAGCTTGCCGAGCAGAAAGGCGTGGAGATCGACGAAATCGCCAGCGACGTGGATGTCCATGATCTGGCGTCGGCCGCTGCCGAGATCCTTGTAGCGGCAGACGAGCCCGTCACAGAGCAGGGTGCTGATCGACACCGGCATTTCAGCGGGAACGATGATCTGCCCCGCCTTCACCACCCGCACCTCGGCGATGACGCCGCGGATGACCGCTTCTTCCTCGCGGCTGATCTGATCGCGGACGCGCAGCTTTCGGAGCAGGCCGTCGGCAGGCTCGCCGATGAAACCGACGGGGCTATCCACGGCGCGCCTCGACGCCGGCGGCACGAAGCTCCGGCTCCAGCCGGCCGGTGAGCCACAGCAGCCACATGCGGAAATCGGCGCGGAGCGACCATAGCGGATGGGTGAAGGTCGCGGGGCGGTTGTGCTCGACCGCCGCGTGGCTCGCCCAGGCGAAGCCGTAGCCCGCGACCGGCACGGCCGCCAGCAACAGCCACTGACGGCTGAGCAGCGCGACCAGCGCGATCAGGACGACGAGGCTGGTGCCGACATAATGGAGCGCGCGCGTCTGCGGCTTGGCATGTTCGCGCAGGTAATGCGGCCAGAAGGCGGCGAAGCTGTCAAAGCGGCTCGTCACGGTGCGCCTCCAGCGGTTGCTCTTCAGCTAGATCTTCATCCTCCTCCGCGAGCGCGCGCGTGGGAACCACCCGCTCGGCGATCATGCCGGCAAGAAGCGGTCCGACGACCGCGCCCAGCAGCATCACCGGCGGCATCGCGAGGAAGAAGGCGTTGGCAAAGCCGTAAGCGGCCATAAACAGCGCCACCGCCCACACCGGCCCGCGGCTGCCCGACAGCCATTTCGCGAGCACACCGCCGACCAGCGCACCAAGCGCTGCGGAGACGATGATGACCAGTTTCGGGCCCACCCCGGCCATTTCGAACGCCGCGCGGATCTGGTCGGTCTCGCGCAGGCTCGCGTTGCCGGAAATCGGAAAGATCGACCCGCCGATCCAAGCGAACAGCGCCATCGCCACGAAGGCGACGACGATGCCGGCCGTACTGCTCAAGAATGTCCGCACCGTCCCCTCCGTTCTGCTCTGGAACGATCATAGAAGGGTGCGGCGCTGCCGCCAATGGCCTCAACTGCCGACGATGGTGCCGCCGTTGGGGTGCAGCACCTGGCCCGACATGTAGGAGGAATCCTCGCACGCCAGGAAGAGGAAGCTCGGCGCCACTTCATTGGGCTGGCCCGGGCGGCCGATCGGCGTCTTTTCGCCGAACGTGGCGAGCTTTTCCTTGCTCGATCCGCCGAAGGGGTTGAGCGGCGTCCAGATCGGCCCGGGTGCAACGCCGTTCACACGAATGCCCTCGCCGATCAGGTTCTCGGAAAGCGCACGCGTGAAGGATGTGATCGCGCCCTTGGTCGAGCTGTAATCGAGCAGCTCCTTCTCGCCCTGATAGGAGGTGACCGAAGTGCAGTTGACGATCGCTGCGCCCTTCTTGAGATGCGGGCGCGCGGCCTGGACGAGGAAGAACATCGAGAAAATGTTCGACTGGAAGGTGCGTTTCAACTGCTCTTCGGTGATGTCGGTGATTTCCTTGTCGCTATGCTGCTCGCCGGCGTTGTTGACGAGGATGTCGAGCCTGCCGAACGCGTCGATCGTCTGGGCGATCACGCTTTCGCAAAAATCCTTCTCACCCAGATCGCCGGCGATGGTGATCGCCTTGCGGCCCTCCTTCTCGACGATCGCCTTGGTCTTGGCGGCATCGTCATGTTCGCAGAGGTAGACAATGGCGATGTCGGCGCCTTCGCGGGCATAGAGCGCGGCGACAGCACGGCCGATGCCGCTGTCCGCGCCGGTGACGATCGCGACCTTCCCGTCGAGCCGGCCCGAACCCGGGTAGCGCGGCGCCCACTCGGGCTTGGGCTCCAATTCGCTCTCGTGACCAGGCAGCGCATCCTCGTGGATCATGTCGACGGTGTCGGTATCGCTCATCATCTTGTCCTTGCTGGCGTTTTGCCGGTTAACCGCTGCGCGGGTGCCATGTTCCGTTCCGCCGTTCGTCGAAAGCTGCCGCAGCTTCGTCGTGTGCCATTGGCCCTGCCGCCTTGCCGCTCTAAGGCGGCAATACGGCTATTGCGGGGAGGATGATGGGACGTTTCTGCCTTTGGAAGGTCGCGGCTTGCGCGTCGGTCGCCGCCATCGTCGCGCCGCCCGCACTCGCGCAGGCGCCGACCGGCGATGCGCCGCCGCCCGAGGCGCCACCCGCCGCAGCCCCCTCCGCCGGCACCAGCTATGCCCCCGCCGATTTCGCCCGCTTCGCGCCGCGCAACGCCTTCGACATGCTGTCCAACGTCCCCGGCTTTGTCATCCAGGAGAGCGACACCGAGCGCCGCGGACTCGGCCAGGCGACGGGGAACGTGCTGATCAACGGCGAGCGCTTTTCCGGCAAGGATACCGACATCTCCACCGAACTGCGGCGGATCAGCGCGGCCAATGTCCAGCGGATCGACATCGTCGATGGCGCGACGCTCAACGTGCCGGGGCTGACCGGGCAGGTCGCCAACGTCGTCACCGCGGCGACCGGGCTCACCGGCAATTTCGTCTACAGCCCTCAGATTCGCGCCAAGCGCACGCCCGCGCGGCTCACCAACGGCGAGGTGTCGGTGAGCGGCGCGATCGGCCGCACCGAGCTTTCGGCGAGCTTCCGCAACGACGCGTTTCGCAACGGCAATGCCGGGCCGGAACGCGTCTTCACGCCAGACGGCACGATCATCGACCGGCGCGAGGAAGAATTGACCGTCTTCGGCGATCAGCCGCGGCTCTCGGCGACGCTGCGCCACAGTTTCGAGAATGGCTCGATCCTCAACCTGAACGGTGCCGGCGGCATCTTCCACCAGGACGTGCAGGAATTGGGCACCCGTGTCGGCCCCGGCCAGCCCGACCGCTTCCGCGACGTCACCGAGCGGACGCGGCGCTACAATTACGAGTTCGGCGGCGATTATGAATTCGGCATCGGCTCCGACCGGCTGAAGCTGATCGGCCTCCACCGCTTCGATCACTATCCTTTCCTGCAGACGCTGATCCAGAGCTATGCCGACGACACGCCGACGCTCGGCCAGCGCTACAGCCAGATCCTCGACGAGACCGAGACGATCGCGCGCGCCGAATATCGCTGGCGCGAGGGCGCCGCGGACTGGCTGTTCTCGCTGGAAGGCGCGCTCAACAAGCTCGACGCGGAGAACGGGCTGGAGACCTATGACGCGAACAATGTCTTCGTGCCGGTGCCCTTTCCCAACGCGACGGGAACGGTGGAAGAGAAGCGCGCGGAATCGACGCTCACCTACGGCCGTCCGCTCGCCGATAATCTCACGCTGCAGGCGTCGCTCGGCCTCGAATATTCGCGGCTGACGCAAAGCGGGCCGTCGGGGCTGGACCGCAGCTTCTACCGGCCCAAGGGCTTCGTCGCGCTGGCGTGGAAGCCGTCGCCCGATCTCGACGTCAGCGCGCGGCTGGCGCGCGAGGTGGGTCAGCTCAACTTCCTCGATTTCGTCGCCTCGGCCAATGTCAGCGGCGGCACGGTCAACAACGGCAACGCCAATCTCGTGCCGCCTCAAAGCTGGGATGCGCAGATCGAAGCGACGCGCAACCTGGGGCCGTGGGGGACGGTGAAGGGGCGGCTCTACGGCCAGCTCATCAGCGACATCGTCGACGTCGTGCCGATCGGCGAGACCGGTCAGGCGCCGGGCAATCTCGACAGCGCGACGATCTACGGGATCGA from Allosphingosinicella indica includes the following:
- a CDS encoding DUF962 domain-containing protein, encoding MTSRFDSFAAFWPHYLREHAKPQTRALHYVGTSLVVLIALVALLSRQWLLLAAVPVAGYGFAWASHAAVEHNRPATFTHPLWSLRADFRMWLLWLTGRLEPELRAAGVEARRG
- a CDS encoding ion channel; translation: MLAELAVSTFMVLLTVAIHGAGLYALGRLLRLERDAVDWASMHPMSPRGFALTFALVFGLFALHGTEIWLYAFAFHALDAVPDLRTGVYFSTITYATIGYSDAPIAEGWKLVAAIEGINGVLLIGWSTAFFVTIMTRMGPHRRS
- a CDS encoding TonB-dependent receptor plug domain-containing protein, with product MMGRFCLWKVAACASVAAIVAPPALAQAPTGDAPPPEAPPAAAPSAGTSYAPADFARFAPRNAFDMLSNVPGFVIQESDTERRGLGQATGNVLINGERFSGKDTDISTELRRISAANVQRIDIVDGATLNVPGLTGQVANVVTAATGLTGNFVYSPQIRAKRTPARLTNGEVSVSGAIGRTELSASFRNDAFRNGNAGPERVFTPDGTIIDRREEELTVFGDQPRLSATLRHSFENGSILNLNGAGGIFHQDVQELGTRVGPGQPDRFRDVTERTRRYNYEFGGDYEFGIGSDRLKLIGLHRFDHYPFLQTLIQSYADDTPTLGQRYSQILDETETIARAEYRWREGAADWLFSLEGALNKLDAENGLETYDANNVFVPVPFPNATGTVEEKRAESTLTYGRPLADNLTLQASLGLEYSRLTQSGPSGLDRSFYRPKGFVALAWKPSPDLDVSARLAREVGQLNFLDFVASANVSGGTVNNGNANLVPPQSWDAQIEATRNLGPWGTVKGRLYGQLISDIVDVVPIGETGQAPGNLDSATIYGIELTSTFNFDPMGLKGAKLDLVAQFQESSLKDPVALVYRAINERVKRRLLLNFRHDIPASDWAYGASFDHYRQTRGYRLDQDFLAYNRPGPVGVYVEHKDVMGLTVRGSVDNIFGTNESFERTFYAPRRDGEKLFTEARDRYYGPVFTLSVSGRI
- a CDS encoding phospholipase D-like domain-containing protein, with protein sequence MSDAKPKLTAEVEGNRLTLLPDGPERLEALIALIDGAERTLRLLYYIFDPDESGRRVRDAIVRAVDRGVTVWLLVDGFGTKEGSDGFFKPLADGQCHFCRFVPRFGRRYLLRNHQKLALADEKVVLVGGFNVGDDYFGTVEEGAWRDIGLCVAGDGVACLADYFDSLFEWAHDPKSRIRSLRRMLKSHSKQMGRIHWLFGGPTRRLSPWAKAVLRDMRGAKRMDMIAAYFAPSRALLRRIYGVARRGQSRVVTAAKSDNTATIGAARYTYWRMLKRGVEVYEYEATKLHSKLIIADDVVHIGSANFDMRSLYLNLEMMLRVEDAGFAEQMRGFFAHELEGSRRITLEAHMAQRTIYNRFKWWVAHFIVAVMDYNVSRRLNFGLDGR
- a CDS encoding Crp/Fnr family transcriptional regulator, yielding MDSPVGFIGEPADGLLRKLRVRDQISREEEAVIRGVIAEVRVVKAGQIIVPAEMPVSISTLLCDGLVCRYKDLGSGRRQIMDIHVAGDFVDLHAFLLGKLEHNVAAITDCRLAIVPHKALRAITETHPHLARFLWFVTLVDAAVLREQILSIGRRNALQRIAHLLCELEARLQVVGLAEGGRYRLPLTQSDVADATGLTSVHVNRTLRTLRDRGLATFRSGEVTIHDQPGLRQVAEFDPGYLYIGRRPI
- a CDS encoding SDR family oxidoreductase; protein product: MSDTDTVDMIHEDALPGHESELEPKPEWAPRYPGSGRLDGKVAIVTGADSGIGRAVAALYAREGADIAIVYLCEHDDAAKTKAIVEKEGRKAITIAGDLGEKDFCESVIAQTIDAFGRLDILVNNAGEQHSDKEITDITEEQLKRTFQSNIFSMFFLVQAARPHLKKGAAIVNCTSVTSYQGEKELLDYSSTKGAITSFTRALSENLIGEGIRVNGVAPGPIWTPLNPFGGSSKEKLATFGEKTPIGRPGQPNEVAPSFLFLACEDSSYMSGQVLHPNGGTIVGS